In Pseudoalteromonas sp. '520P1 No. 423', the sequence CGTTGGTGCAGTAAATGGCGTACAATCAAGTTGTGCGACTGTGCCTGCAAACGTGCCAAATGTATTATCAACATCTGCCTATGCACAAATGGTCGCAGATCCCAATTGTTTTTCAATGAACCAAATAATGCCGGGTGGTTATACGCCAGCTTTTGGCGGTAACATTACTGATACATCACTAGCTGTTGGTACTAAAGGAGAGATCTCTTCGGGTTTTTTTGAGGAGTGGTATTATGATGTAAGTGGTACGGTCGGGCGAAACGAATCAGCATTTAACTTAAAAAATACACTCAATCCTTCAATGGGTCTTGAAACTCCAACTGAATTCGACACAGGCAAATACATACAATTAGAAAAAGGATTTAATCTAGATGTTGTCAAAGGCATTGAACTAGGTTTGGATGAACCTGTCAATGTTGCATTTGGTTTAGAATGGCGAGAAGAAAGCTTTGAAATCGTATCCGGAGAAGAAGCTTCTTGGAAGGCTGGCCCTTATGCAGATCAGGGCTTTAATATTGGCTCTCATGGATTTAAGGGTTTTGGCCCAGAAGCGCAAGGTATTAATACAAGAAGAAGTTTTGCATCTTATGTAGACTTAGAAGCTTACTTAACAGAAGATTTTTTACTTGGTACAGCAATTAGATACGAAGATTTTACCTCTTTTGGCTCAACAACTAATTATAAAATCACAGCTCAATACTCTGTCACAGAAGATTTATCTTTGAGAGCATCTCATAGCACTGGGTTTAGAGCACCGACCGTTGGACAAGCAAATGTAGTCAATACACAAACATCTATGGTAGAAGGTGAATTAATTCAAACATTCTTAGCGCCGCCGACGGCTCCGTTATCTGCATTTTACGGTGGTAAAGAATTAGATCCTGAAGAATCAGTCAGTTACGCAGCAGGTATTGTACTAACACTTGGTGAAGTATTTTTAACTGCTGATTATTATAGTATCGAAGTCACTGATAGAATTGCGCAATCGAGTCAGATTGATGTGAAAGCTTCTGATTATGAAGCATTAGAAGCCTTAGGGGTTAGCAATCCGGAGTTAATCTCTAAAGTGTCTTATTTTGCCAATGATTTTGATACCACAACACAAGGCATCGATTTAGTTGCAAACTATGCAGCTGATTTACTGGGTGGTAGTACAAAATTCAGCTTAGCGTACAACTGGAATGAAACCTCAGTAGATGAATTTAATCCAAACACTGTGAACTCGGGTAAAGTACGTCGCTTAGAAGAAGGTATGCCAGATCATCGCGGTACATTTACCATAGCACAAGATTGGGATACTTTCAGTTCCTTTATTAGACTAAATTATTTTGGTGAATATTTTGCGGTGCATGCTGATGATGCAGGTGCTGGTGGCTGGAACCAAATGGCTGACTCTGCATTTACGCTCGATGCTGAAGTTAGCTATTATATGAGTGATCAATTTACCATCTCCGTTGGAGGTAATAATATCTTAGATCAAGAGGCACAAAAATTACCCACCAGTTCTTATGGTGTGTTGGGTGCACAATACTACGAAAGTGGTCCATTTGATTATAATGGTGGCTTTTACTACGCAAAATTAACTTATAACTTTTAAGCATAACTAAAAAATTATGAGCCGAATATTTACTTTTCGGCTCATATTACATCTCTTTAAATAATTTAAACTTCACTGTCACAATATTTAACCGCACTAAATATCATAAGAAAATTTAATTTAATTCATAAAATATTAAAATGATATATAAGCTTTTAAAATCAGTACCTTAACCTGTTAAAACATCCTATTTTATAAAATATATGAATAAATCCTCAAATATAATAGAGGAAAGTTACTTTCTACCTGTCAGATATATTGCAGTTTAGTTACATTTTACAAACATTAAATAAATGATTGATAAACATGTAAATAAAATGTATTGATAAATAAGGGTCTCTAATACCTAATTTACTCTCACAAAAAATGTATAAAAATAAAATATATCTGGGGATATACAATGAAAAAAAATTACAATACGCTACATAAAGCCGTTAAATTAGCGCTTACAAGTACAGCTACTGCTGGTTTATTATTATCACAATCTGTTTATGCTGTTGATGATTTACAAACTGATAAAGCTGAAAAAAACATTGAAAAAATAGCGGTTGTTG encodes:
- a CDS encoding TonB-dependent siderophore receptor; translation: MKTQYTILNTAVKMGLTLTAGLFYSSSAYSADGDEVVAEKNIEKIAVVGSRSAPRSISDSPVPIDIIGGDELGKNGSSDMLEMLVGAVPSFNVRAQPISDAATLIRPVNLRGLSSDSTLVLLNGKRRHRASVIAFQGGGVNDGAQGPDISVIPSIALKQVEVLRDGAAAQYGSDAIAGVMNFVLKDSSEGGSLSVKTGEYFEGDGNQVIVDGNIGLPFTDNGFANLSFQFKEADPTSRSVQRPDAQGIFEAGNSAVISPAQIWGSPEIEDDVTFFANVGFDVGNDKEFYMFGNYSERDVTGGFYYRNPHNRGNVFSIDDGETLLVGAVNGVQSSCATVPANVPNVLSTSAYAQMVADPNCFSMNQIMPGGYTPAFGGNITDTSLAVGTKGEISSGFFEEWYYDVSGTVGRNESAFNLKNTLNPSMGLETPTEFDTGKYIQLEKGFNLDVVKGIELGLDEPVNVAFGLEWREESFEIVSGEEASWKAGPYADQGFNIGSHGFKGFGPEAQGINTRRSFASYVDLEAYLTEDFLLGTAIRYEDFTSFGSTTNYKITAQYSVTEDLSLRASHSTGFRAPTVGQANVVNTQTSMVEGELIQTFLAPPTAPLSAFYGGKELDPEESVSYAAGIVLTLGEVFLTADYYSIEVTDRIAQSSQIDVKASDYEALEALGVSNPELISKVSYFANDFDTTTQGIDLVANYAADLLGGSTKFSLAYNWNETSVDEFNPNTVNSGKVRRLEEGMPDHRGTFTIAQDWDTFSSFIRLNYFGEYFAVHADDAGAGGWNQMADSAFTLDAEVSYYMSDQFTISVGGNNILDQEAQKLPTSSYGVLGAQYYESGPFDYNGGFYYAKLTYNF